A genomic window from Peromyscus maniculatus bairdii isolate BWxNUB_F1_BW_parent chromosome 1, HU_Pman_BW_mat_3.1, whole genome shotgun sequence includes:
- the Zscan22 gene encoding zinc finger and SCAN domain-containing protein 22 isoform X2 codes for MATETLIRGVSPKSTLAHTCKPESSSESQSELLGALWMKSAAQEMDFRKDLEPPTDAPKDQAGHESDASGNSSNMWPNFSSQDKSPSEEKFGPLHGYGTVAPDTYLGKKPSRYGECVRTFQNALALEAHQKSHSEKMPYACIECGKAFSRSTHLAQHQVVHTGAKPHACKECGKAFRRVTHLTQHQRIHTGEKPYRCEECGKTFSRSTHLTQHQRVHTGERPYECDMCGKAFSQSTHLTQHQRIHTGEKPYRCDVCGRAFSDCSALVRHLRIHSGEKPYQCKDCPKAFAQSSSLIEHQRTHTGEKPYKCSDCGKAFSRSSALMVHLKIHITVLQ; via the coding sequence ATGGCCACTGAAACACTAATAAGAGGTGTTTCCCCAAAATCCACCTTGGCCCACACTTGTAAGCCTGAGAGCAGTTCGGAGAGCCAGTCAGAGCTCCTAGGAGCACTCTGGATGAAGTCTGCTGCCCAAGAGATGGATTTCAGAAAAGACCTGGAGCCTCCCACGGATGCCCccaaagaccaggctggccatgagtCTGATGCCTCAGGAAACAGTTCCAACATGTGGCCCAACTTCTCTTCCCAAGACAAGTCTCCTTCAGAGGAGAAATTTGGCCCATTGCATGGTTATGGGACAGTAGCTCCAGATACATACTTAGGAAAGAAGCCCTCCAGGTACGGAGAATGTGTGAGAACATTCCAGAATGCCTTAGCCCTGGAGGCCCACCAGAAGAGCCACTCTGAGAAGATGCCCTATGCCTGTATTGAGTGTGGGAAGGCCTTCAGCCGGAGCACCCACCTTGCCCAACACCAGGTTGTCCACACGGGAGCAAAGCCCCATGCGTGTAAagagtgtgggaaagccttccgAAGAGTCACCCACCTGACACAGCACCAGCGCATCCACACGGGGGAGAAGCCCTACAGGTGTGAGGAGTGTGGCAAAACCTTCAGCCGCAGCACCCACCTCACGCAACATCAGCGGGTGCACACGGGGGAGCGGCCCTACGAGTGTGACATGTGCGGCAAGGCCTTCAGCCAGAGCACCCACCTGACACAGCACCAGCGCATCCACACTGGGGAGAAGCCCTACAGGTGTGATGTGTGCGGGAGAGCCTTCAGTGACTGCTCAGCTCTGGTCCGGCACCTGAGAATCCACTCCGGAGAGAAGCCCTATCAGTGTAAGGATTGCCCGAAGGCCTTCGCCCAGAGCTCCTCCCTCATTGAGCACCAGCGCACCCACACGggagagaaaccttataaatGCAGTGACTGTGGCAAAGCTTTCAGCCGCAGCTCAGCTCTCATGGTCCACCTCAAGATCCACATCACTGTGCTTCAGTGA